A section of the Malus sylvestris chromosome 17, drMalSylv7.2, whole genome shotgun sequence genome encodes:
- the LOC126609651 gene encoding PR5-like receptor kinase isoform X1 — MMKSQVDSLLGLTMAILFFSGAHAAKITFTNNCPNTVWPGTVTGNQKPQLSLTGFELASKISRSVNVPSSWSGRFWARTRCATNAAGKFSCETADCGSGQVACNGTTPVPPATLVEITIAENGGQDFYDVSLVDGFNLPIFVAPQGGTGECMASTCPANVNAACPTELQVKAADKSVISCKSACVAYGEPKYCCTPPNDQPRTCPPTEYSEIFEKQCPQAYSYAYDDKNSTFTCSGEPDYVIIFCLDGRLAEGSTSPTPSPVYNMPNSSGWRTEGPTPPTPSPLYHMSNPSGKGKPIKLIVSLTVVCFIGVLGAIVFGLCRMRAKQKGEIKLTRDTLQEYIGGKHDELLIYDFETILVATDNFSTENKLGQGGFGPVYKGKLAEGKEIAVKRLSSTSGQGVVEFKNEMLLISNLQHKNLVRIMGCCVKEDEKLLIYEFMPNKSLDTFLFDSTRRAVLDWGTRFNIIQGVARGLVYLHHDSYLKVIHRDLKVSNILLDEKMNPKISDFGLARVVEGTQNLENTQRIVGTRGYISPEYAMGGIFSQKSDVYSFGVLVLEIISSKKNTAFFIYDRQLGLLAYAWQLWKEGRELELVDEMLAADSYSAPEVMKCVHIGLLCVQDNPTDRPSMPDVIFMLNGSTNVIGGPQPKQPLFTIQNSVTHPQPQPSNIFSTNEATMTMIEGR; from the exons ATGATGAAGAGCCAAGTCGATTCCCTTCTCGGCCTCACCATGGCCATCCTCTTCTTCTCAG GTGCACATGCAGCGAAAATCACTTTCACAAACAACTGCCCCAACACTGTCTGGCCAGGAACCGTAACCGGTAACCAAAAACCTCAATTATCACTCACCGGGTTCGAACTAGCATCCAAAATTAGCCGGTCAGTGAACGTTCCATCCTCTTGGTCTGGTCGTTTCTGGGCCCGAACCAGATGCGCCACAAATGCCGCTGGAAAATTCAGTTGTGAAACTGCAGACTGTGGCTCTGGCCAGGTTGCATGCAACGGCACAACCCCAGTTCCACCAGCAACTTTAGTAGAAATCACAATCGCAGAAAATGGGGGTCAAGATTTTTACGATGTTAGCCTTGTTGACGGTTTTAACTTGCCCATATTTGTCGCCCCACAAGGCGGCACCGGCGAGTGCATGGCCTCGACTTGCCCTGCGAATGTTAACGCGGCATGCCCGACTGAGTTACAAGTGAAAGCGGCTGATAAGAGTGTCATCAGTTGCAAAAGCGCTTGTGTGGCATACGGCGAGCCGAAGTACTGCTGCACTCCGCCGAATGATCAGCCGAGGACATGTCCTCCCACTGAGTACTCTGAGATCTTTGAGAAGCAGTGCCCTCAAGCTTATAGCTACGCTTATGATGATAAAAACAGCACATTCACCTGTAGTGGCGAACCTGACTACGTCATTATATTCTGCCTAGATG GTCGACTGGCCGAGGGTTCCACTTCACCAACACCGTCCCCAGTTTACAACATGCCCAATTCATCAG GTTGGCGGACCGAGGGCCCCACTCCACCAACACCGTCACCACTTTACCACATGTCCAATCCATCAG GTAAAGGAAAGCCAATAAAGTTAATTGTGAGCCTTACAGTTGTTTGTTTTATCGGTGTATTGGGTGCCATAGTGTTCGGTTTGTGCAGGATGAGAGCTAAGCAAAAAG gagaaatcaaattaacaaGGGACACCCTACAAGAATATATAGGAGGAAAACATGATGAGCTACTGATCTATGATTTTGAAACCATATTAGTTGCTACGGACAATTTCAGCACAGAAAACAAACTTGGGCAAGGAGGATTTGGTCCAGTTTATAAG GGTAAGCTAGCAGAAGGGAAGGAAATAGCGGTAAAAAGACTATCCAGTACCTCAGGACAAGGTGTAGTAGAGTTCAAGAATGAAATGTTGTTGATCTCCAATCTCCAACACAAAAATCTTGTCAGAATCATGGGTTGCTGCGTTAAAGAGGACGAGAAGTTACTGATTTATGAGTTCATGCCAAACAAAAGCTTGGATACTTTTCTTTTCG ATTCGACGAGAAGAGCAGTGCTTGATTGGGGTACACGTTTCAATATTATTCAAGGTGTTGCTAGAGGGCTTGTTTATCTCCATCATGATTCCTATTTGAAGGTAATACATAGAGATCTAAAAGTGAGCAACATTCTCTTGGATGAGAaaatgaacccaaaaatttcagattttggaTTGGCACGTGTGGTTGAAGGGACACAGAATTTAGAAAATACTCAGAGAATTGTGGGAACGCG TGGATATATATCTCCAGAGTATGCCATGGGTGgaatattttctcaaaaatctgATGTCTATAGCTTTGGggtcttggtattggagattattagCAGCAAGAAGAATACTGCCTTCTTTATCTATGATCGACAGCTAGGCTTACTAGCCTATGCATGGCAGTTATGGAAGGAAGGCAGGGAATTGGAGTTGGTAGATGAAATGTTGGCGGCTGATTCATATTCGGCTCCAGAAGTAATGAAATGTGTGCATATAGGGCTGCTTTGTGTACAGGACAATCCGACGGATAGGCCGAGCATGCCGGATGTAATTTTTATGCTAAATGGTTCCACAAATGTTATTGGTGGTCCACAAC CTAAGCAGCCTCTATTCACAATCCAAAACTCAGTCACTCATCCTCAACCACAGCCTTCGAATATTTTCTCCACAAATGAAGCTACAATGACAATGATTGAAGGACGCTAA
- the LOC126609651 gene encoding G-type lectin S-receptor-like serine/threonine-protein kinase At1g61500 isoform X3 produces MMKSQVDSLLGLTMAILFFSGAHAAKITFTNNCPNTVWPGTLTGDQKPQLSLTGFELASKANRSVDAPSPWSGRFWGRTRCSTDAAGKFSCETADCGSGQVACNGTSAAPPATVVEIKISEKWGQDLYDVTLVDGFNLPISVAPQGGTSECMASTCDANVNAACPAELQVKAVDGSVISCKSACMAFNEPKYCCTASNDTCQPTEYSQILEQQCPIAYNYAYLSCNGGPDYIIRFCPYGQGAEGLTLPTPSPLYQVPNPSGKGMPIKLIVSLTVVCFIGVLGAIVFGLCRMRAKQKGRIKLTRDILQEYIGGKHDLSELRIYGFDSILVATDNFSTENKLGQGGFGPVYRGKLAEGKEIAVKRLSSTSGQGVVEFKNEMLLISNLQHKNLVRIMGCCVKEDEKLLIYELMPNKSLDTFLFDSMRRAVLDWGTRFNIIQGVARGLVYLHHDSYLKVIHRDLKVSNILLDEKMNPKISDFGLSRSVEGTQNLENTQRVVGTRGYMSPEYAMGGIFSQKSDIYSFGVLVLEIISSKKNTAFYIFDRQLGLLAYAWQLWKEGRELELVDEMLAADSYSAPEVMKCVHIGLLCVQDNPTDRPSMPDVIFMLNGSTTVIGGPEPKQPLFTIQNSVTHPQPQPSNIFSTNEATMTMIEGR; encoded by the exons ATGATGAAGAGCCAAGTCGATTCCCTTCTCGGCCTCACCATGGCCATCCTCTTCTTCTCAG GTGCACATGCAGCCAAAATCACTTTCACAAACAACTGCCCCAACACTGTCTGGCCAGGAACCCTAACCGGTGACCAAAAACCTCAATTATCACTCACCGGGTTCGAATTAGCATCCAAAGCTAACCGGTCAGTGGACGCTCCATCCCCATGGTCCGGTCGCTTCTGGGGCCGAACCAGATGCTCCACAGATGCCGCTGGAAAATTCTCTTGTGAAACTGCAGACTGTGGCTCTGGCCAAGTCGCATGCAACGGCACAAGCGCAGCTCCACCAGCAACTGTAGTAGAAATTAAAATCTCAGAAAAATGGGGACAAGATTTGTACGATGTTACTCTTGTTGACGGCTTCAACTTACCCATTTCCGTCGCCCCACAAGGCGGCACCAGCGAGTGCATGGCCTCGACTTGCGATGCGAATGTTAACGCAGCATGCCCGGCTGAGTTACAAGTGAAAGCGGTTGATGGGAGTGTCATCAGTTGCAAAAGCGCTTGCATGGCATTCAACGAGCCGAAGTACTGCTGCACTGCGTCGAATGATACATGTCAACCCACAGAGTACTCTCAGATCCTTGAGCAGCAGTGCCCTATAGCTTATAACTATGCTTATTTATCCTGCAATGGCGGACCTGACTACATCATTAGATTCTGCCCATATG GTCAAGGGGCTGAGGGACTCACTCTACCAACACCGTCCCCACTCTACCAAGTGCCCAATCCATCAG GTAAAGGAATGCCAATAAAGTTAATTGTGAGCCTTACAGTTGTTTGTTTTATCGGTGTATTGGGTGCCATAGTGTTCGGTTTGTGCAGGATGAGAGCTAAGCAAAAAG GACGCATCAAATTAACAAGGGACATCCTACAAGAATATATAGGAGGAAAACATGATCTGTCTGAGCTACGGATCTATGGATTTGATAGCATATTAGTTGCTACGGACAATTTCAGCACAGAAAACAAACTTGGGCAAGGAGGATTTGGTCCAGTTTATAGG GGTAAGCTAGCAGAAGGGAAGGAAATAGCAGTAAAAAGACTATCCAGTACCTCAGGGCAAGGTGTAGTAGAGTTCAAGAATGAAATGTTGTTGATCTCCAATCTCCAACACAAAAATCTGGTCAGGATCATGGGTTGCTGCGTTAAAGAGGACGAGAAGTTATTGATTTATGAGCTCATGCCAAACAAAAGCTTGGATACTTTTCTTTTCG ATTCGATGAGAAGAGCAGTGCTTGATTGGGGTACACGTTTCAATATTATTCAAGGTGTTGCTAGAGGGCTTGTTTATCTCCATCATGATTCCTATTTGAAGGTAATACATAGAGATCTAAAAGTGAGCAACATTCTCTTGGATGAGAaaatgaacccaaaaatttcagattttggaTTGTCACGTTCGGTTGAAGGGACACAGAATTTAGAAAATACTCAGAGAGTTGTGGGAACGCG TGGATATATGTCTCCAGAGTATGCCATGGGTGgaatattttctcaaaaatctgATATTTACAGCTTTGGggtcttggtattggagattattagCAGCAAGAAGAATACCGCCTTCTATATCTTTGATCGACAGCTAGGCTTACTAGCCTATGCATGGCAGTTATGGAAGGAAGGCAGGGAATTGGAGTTGGTAGATGAAATGTTGGCGGCTGACTCATATTCGGCTCCAGAAGTAATGAAATGTGTGCATATTGGGTTGCTTTGTGTACAGGACAATCCAACGGATAGGCCGAGCATGCCGGATGTAATTTTTATGCTAAATGGTTCCACAACTGTAATTGGTGGTCCAGAACCTAAGCAGCCTCTATTCACAATCCAAAACTCAGTCACTCATCCTCAACCACAGCCTTCGAATATTTTCTCCACAAATGAAGCTACAATGACAATGATTGAAGGACGCTAA
- the LOC126609651 gene encoding G-type lectin S-receptor-like serine/threonine-protein kinase At1g61500 isoform X2, whose amino-acid sequence MMKSQVASLLGLTMAILFFSGAHAAKITFTNNCPNTVWPGTLTGDQKPQLSLTGFELASKANRSVDAPSPWSGRFWGRTRCSTDAAGKFSCETADCGSGQVACNGTSAAPPATVVEIKISEKWGQDLYDVTLVDGFNLPISVAPQGGTSECMASTCDANVNAACPAELQVKAVDGSVISCKSACMAFNEPKYCCTASNDTCQPTEYSQILEQQCPIAYNYAYLSCNGGPDYIIRFCPYGQGAEGLTLPTPSPLYQVPNPSGKGMPIKLIVSLTVVCFIGVLGAIVFGLCRMRAKQKGRIKLTRDILQEYIGGKHDLSELRIYGFDSILVATDNFSTENKLGQGGFGPVYRGKLAEGKEIAVKRLSSTSGQGVVEFKNEMLLISNLQHKNLVRIMGCCVKEDEKLLIYELMPNKSLDTFLFDSMRRAVLDWGTRFNIIQGVARGLVYLHHDSYLKVIHRDLKVSNILLDEKMNPKISDFGLSRSVEGTQNLENTQRVVGTRGYMSPEYAMGGIFSQKSDIYSFGVLVLEIISSKKNTAFYIFDRQLGLLAYAWQLWKEGRELELVDEMLAADSYSAPEVMKCVHIGLLCVQDNPTDRPSMPDVIFMLNGSTTVIGGPEPKQPLFTIQNSVTHPQPQPSNIFSTNEATMTMIEGR is encoded by the exons ATGATGAAGAGCCAAGTAGCTTCCCTTCTCGGCCTCACCATGGCCATCCTCTTCTTCTCAG GTGCACATGCAGCCAAAATCACTTTCACAAACAACTGCCCCAACACTGTCTGGCCAGGAACCCTAACCGGTGACCAAAAACCTCAATTATCACTCACCGGGTTCGAATTAGCATCCAAAGCTAACCGGTCAGTGGACGCTCCATCCCCATGGTCCGGTCGCTTCTGGGGCCGAACCAGATGCTCCACAGATGCCGCTGGAAAATTCTCTTGTGAAACTGCAGACTGTGGCTCTGGCCAAGTCGCATGCAACGGCACAAGCGCAGCTCCACCAGCAACTGTAGTAGAAATTAAAATCTCAGAAAAATGGGGACAAGATTTGTACGATGTTACTCTTGTTGACGGCTTCAACTTACCCATTTCCGTCGCCCCACAAGGCGGCACCAGCGAGTGCATGGCCTCGACTTGCGATGCGAATGTTAACGCAGCATGCCCGGCTGAGTTACAAGTGAAAGCGGTTGATGGGAGTGTCATCAGTTGCAAAAGCGCTTGCATGGCATTCAACGAGCCGAAGTACTGCTGCACTGCGTCGAATGATACATGTCAACCCACAGAGTACTCTCAGATCCTTGAGCAGCAGTGCCCTATAGCTTATAACTATGCTTATTTATCCTGCAATGGCGGACCTGACTACATCATTAGATTCTGCCCATATG GTCAAGGGGCTGAGGGACTCACTCTACCAACACCGTCCCCACTCTACCAAGTGCCCAATCCATCAG GTAAAGGAATGCCAATAAAGTTAATTGTGAGCCTTACAGTTGTTTGTTTTATCGGTGTATTGGGTGCCATAGTGTTCGGTTTGTGCAGGATGAGAGCTAAGCAAAAAG GACGCATCAAATTAACAAGGGACATCCTACAAGAATATATAGGAGGAAAACATGATCTGTCTGAGCTACGGATCTATGGATTTGATAGCATATTAGTTGCTACGGACAATTTCAGCACAGAAAACAAACTTGGGCAAGGAGGATTTGGTCCAGTTTATAGG GGTAAGCTAGCAGAAGGGAAGGAAATAGCAGTAAAAAGACTATCCAGTACCTCAGGGCAAGGTGTAGTAGAGTTCAAGAATGAAATGTTGTTGATCTCCAATCTCCAACACAAAAATCTGGTCAGGATCATGGGTTGCTGCGTTAAAGAGGACGAGAAGTTATTGATTTATGAGCTCATGCCAAACAAAAGCTTGGATACTTTTCTTTTCG ATTCGATGAGAAGAGCAGTGCTTGATTGGGGTACACGTTTCAATATTATTCAAGGTGTTGCTAGAGGGCTTGTTTATCTCCATCATGATTCCTATTTGAAGGTAATACATAGAGATCTAAAAGTGAGCAACATTCTCTTGGATGAGAaaatgaacccaaaaatttcagattttggaTTGTCACGTTCGGTTGAAGGGACACAGAATTTAGAAAATACTCAGAGAGTTGTGGGAACGCG TGGATATATGTCTCCAGAGTATGCCATGGGTGgaatattttctcaaaaatctgATATTTACAGCTTTGGggtcttggtattggagattattagCAGCAAGAAGAATACCGCCTTCTATATCTTTGATCGACAGCTAGGCTTACTAGCCTATGCATGGCAGTTATGGAAGGAAGGCAGGGAATTGGAGTTGGTAGATGAAATGTTGGCGGCTGACTCATATTCGGCTCCAGAAGTAATGAAATGTGTGCATATTGGGTTGCTTTGTGTACAGGACAATCCAACGGATAGGCCGAGCATGCCGGATGTAATTTTTATGCTAAATGGTTCCACAACTGTAATTGGTGGTCCAGAACCTAAGCAGCCTCTATTCACAATCCAAAACTCAGTCACTCATCCTCAACCACAGCCTTCGAATATTTTCTCCACAAATGAAGCTACAATGACAATGATTGAAGGACGCTAA